A section of the Saccharopolyspora gregorii genome encodes:
- a CDS encoding glycoside hydrolase family 2 protein has translation MPAQAEPAAWEPKDPPLATPWTDQVGPDNALPDYPRPQLTRERWQNLNGLWDFAGSDSPPAETDEQILVPYPPESGLSGIQRHDDHLLYQREFEVPADWSGQRVLLHFGAVDQQATVSVNGQEVATHQGGFTEFSADVTDALTGEGPQQLTVAVEDRNEDSPFPVGKQRNDPSGIFYTGASGIWQTVWMEPVADAHITDLEITPDLASSSLAVRADGSRGGRVEVVLSERDGGAEVATATGEAGQDVRLEVPDPHLWSPDDPYLYDVRVRLLGEDGQPVDEVGSYAGMRSIGLVDDEQGRPRLALNGKILFQHGPLDQGYWPDGIFTAPTDEALRFDLEQTKELGFNMVRKHIKVEPARWYYHADQLGLLVWQDIPALVNGQTPGDEAKANFEAEAADIVDQLHNSPSIVTWVPFNEGWGEFDTARVAEQVEAQDPTRLVNPASGVNCCDSLPDTGAGHIYDDHTYVGPGAPDVTGDRASVDGEYGGLGLVEDGHLWPGEPSSYEIVDTRADLTRRYQEVHDDLVRIIGEKGLSASVYTQTTDVENEVNGFFTYDRQILKPDLEAVRAANRAVIDAGTP, from the coding sequence ATGCCCGCTCAGGCCGAACCCGCCGCATGGGAACCGAAGGACCCGCCGCTGGCGACCCCGTGGACCGACCAGGTCGGCCCGGACAACGCCCTGCCCGACTACCCGCGCCCGCAGCTCACGCGCGAACGCTGGCAGAACCTCAACGGGCTGTGGGACTTCGCCGGATCCGACTCCCCGCCCGCCGAGACCGACGAGCAGATCCTGGTGCCCTACCCGCCGGAGTCCGGCCTGTCCGGCATCCAGCGCCACGACGACCACCTGCTGTACCAACGCGAGTTCGAGGTGCCCGCGGACTGGTCCGGGCAGCGGGTGCTGCTGCACTTCGGCGCCGTGGACCAGCAGGCGACCGTCAGCGTCAACGGCCAGGAGGTCGCCACCCACCAGGGCGGCTTCACCGAGTTCAGCGCCGACGTCACCGACGCGCTCACCGGCGAGGGCCCGCAGCAGCTGACCGTCGCGGTCGAGGACCGCAACGAGGATTCCCCGTTCCCGGTCGGCAAGCAGCGCAACGACCCCAGCGGCATCTTCTACACCGGCGCCTCCGGCATCTGGCAGACGGTGTGGATGGAACCGGTCGCCGACGCGCACATCACCGACCTCGAGATCACCCCGGACCTGGCGTCGAGCAGCCTCGCCGTGCGCGCGGACGGTTCGCGGGGCGGCCGGGTCGAAGTCGTGCTCAGCGAGCGGGACGGCGGCGCGGAGGTCGCCACCGCCACCGGTGAGGCCGGCCAGGACGTGCGCCTGGAAGTGCCGGACCCGCACCTGTGGTCGCCGGACGACCCGTACCTCTACGACGTGCGGGTGCGGCTGCTCGGCGAGGACGGGCAGCCCGTCGACGAGGTCGGCAGCTACGCCGGGATGCGCTCCATCGGGCTCGTCGACGACGAGCAGGGCAGGCCGCGGCTCGCGCTGAACGGGAAGATCCTGTTCCAGCACGGCCCGCTGGACCAGGGCTACTGGCCGGACGGCATCTTCACCGCGCCGACCGACGAGGCGCTGCGCTTCGACCTGGAGCAGACCAAGGAACTCGGCTTCAACATGGTGCGCAAGCACATCAAGGTGGAGCCCGCCCGCTGGTACTACCACGCCGACCAGCTGGGCCTGCTGGTGTGGCAGGACATCCCCGCGCTGGTCAACGGGCAGACCCCCGGCGACGAGGCGAAGGCGAACTTCGAGGCCGAGGCCGCCGACATCGTCGACCAGCTGCACAACTCGCCGTCCATCGTCACCTGGGTGCCGTTCAACGAAGGCTGGGGCGAGTTCGACACCGCCCGCGTCGCCGAGCAGGTCGAAGCGCAGGACCCGACCCGGCTGGTGAACCCGGCCAGCGGCGTGAACTGCTGCGACTCGCTGCCGGACACCGGTGCCGGGCACATCTACGACGACCACACCTACGTCGGCCCCGGCGCGCCGGACGTGACCGGCGACCGCGCCTCGGTGGACGGCGAGTACGGCGGGCTGGGCCTCGTCGAGGACGGCCACCTGTGGCCCGGTGAGCCCTCGTCCTACGAGATCGTCGACACCCGCGCGGACCTGACCCGCCGATACCAGGAGGTGCACGACGACCTGGTGCGCATCATCGGTGAGAAGGGGCTGTCGGCGTCGGTCTACACGCAGACCACCGACGTGGAGAACGAGGTGAACGGCTTCTTCACCTACGACCGGCAGATCCTGAAGCCGGACCTGGAGGCGGTGCGCGCCGCGAACCGGGCCGTGATCGACGCGGGCACCCCGTGA
- a CDS encoding AMP-binding protein: protein MTEQTDAGAVAAGPGGVEFLAARDLLLNTREDYAAARDAFRWPRPAEFNWALDWFDTIAGRQDRTALWIVESDGSERKFSFGELSRRSNQVANWLRGLGVARGDRLILMLGNQVELWETILAAMKLGAVIIPATPLLGPADLRDRVDRGAAKHVVTTSAHAPKFADVPGDYTRIAVGGADGWHAYADSAAAAETFEPDGPTSAADPLLLYFTSGTTAKPKLVEHTHVSYPVGHLSTMYWIGLEPGDVHLNISSPGWAKHAWSNVFAPWNAEATVFIHNYERFDATALLGEMQRCGVTSFCAPPTVWRMLIQADLTALRTPPRKVLGAGEPLNPEVIEQVRRAWGVTIRDGFGQTETSVQVANTPGQELKPGSMGRALPGFEVALIDPATGAEAEEGEICLRLDPRPVGLMTGYADDAERNAEVLRGGYYHTGDVGSRDADGYITYVGRTDDVFKASDYRISPFELESVLLEHEAVAEAAVVPSPDPIRLAVPKAYVVLAAGWEPGEATALAILRFAREHLAPYKRIRRLEFTELPKTISGKIRRVELRTREEEIHAEPSPAGEYREEDFPDLKS, encoded by the coding sequence GTGACCGAGCAGACCGATGCGGGCGCGGTGGCGGCAGGACCCGGTGGCGTCGAGTTCCTCGCTGCCCGGGACCTGCTGCTGAACACGCGCGAGGACTACGCCGCCGCCAGGGACGCGTTCCGCTGGCCGCGCCCCGCCGAGTTCAACTGGGCGCTGGACTGGTTCGACACCATCGCCGGACGCCAGGACCGCACCGCGCTGTGGATCGTCGAATCCGACGGCTCCGAGCGGAAGTTCTCCTTCGGCGAGCTGTCCCGCCGCTCGAACCAGGTCGCGAACTGGCTGCGCGGGCTCGGCGTGGCCCGCGGCGACCGGCTGATCCTCATGCTCGGCAACCAGGTCGAGCTGTGGGAGACCATCCTCGCCGCGATGAAGCTCGGCGCGGTGATCATCCCGGCGACGCCGCTGCTGGGGCCCGCGGACCTGCGCGACCGCGTCGACCGCGGCGCCGCGAAGCACGTGGTGACGACCTCCGCGCACGCGCCGAAGTTCGCCGACGTGCCCGGGGACTACACCCGGATCGCGGTCGGCGGAGCCGACGGCTGGCACGCCTACGCCGACAGCGCGGCGGCCGCGGAGACCTTCGAACCGGACGGACCGACCTCGGCGGCGGACCCGCTGCTGCTGTACTTCACCTCCGGCACCACCGCGAAGCCGAAGCTGGTCGAGCACACCCACGTCTCCTACCCGGTCGGGCACCTGTCCACGATGTACTGGATCGGGCTGGAACCGGGCGACGTGCACCTGAACATCTCCTCGCCGGGCTGGGCGAAGCACGCGTGGAGCAACGTGTTCGCGCCGTGGAACGCCGAAGCGACGGTGTTCATCCACAACTACGAGCGCTTCGACGCGACCGCCCTGCTCGGCGAGATGCAGCGCTGCGGCGTGACCAGCTTCTGCGCCCCGCCGACGGTGTGGCGGATGCTCATCCAGGCCGACCTGACCGCGCTGCGCACCCCGCCGCGGAAGGTGCTGGGCGCGGGCGAGCCGCTGAACCCGGAGGTGATCGAGCAGGTCCGCCGCGCCTGGGGCGTGACCATCCGGGACGGCTTCGGCCAGACCGAGACCAGCGTGCAGGTCGCCAACACGCCCGGCCAGGAGCTCAAGCCCGGCTCGATGGGGCGGGCGCTGCCCGGCTTCGAGGTGGCGCTGATCGATCCCGCGACCGGTGCGGAGGCCGAGGAGGGCGAGATCTGCCTGCGGCTGGACCCGCGGCCGGTGGGCCTGATGACCGGCTACGCCGACGACGCCGAGCGCAACGCCGAGGTGCTGCGCGGCGGCTACTACCACACCGGGGACGTGGGTTCGCGGGACGCGGACGGCTACATCACCTACGTGGGCCGCACCGACGACGTGTTCAAGGCCTCCGACTACCGGATCTCGCCGTTCGAGCTGGAGAGCGTGCTGCTGGAGCACGAGGCGGTCGCCGAGGCCGCGGTGGTGCCGTCCCCGGACCCGATCCGGCTGGCGGTGCCGAAGGCGTACGTGGTGCTCGCCGCGGGCTGGGAGCCGGGGGAGGCCACGGCGCTGGCGATCCTGCGCTTCGCCCGCGAACACCTCGCCCCGTACAAGCGGATTCGCCGCCTGGAGTTCACCGAGCTGCCGAAGACGATCTCCGGCAAGATCCGCCGCGTCGAGCTGCGCACCCGCGAGGAGGAGATCCACGCGGAGCCGTCCCCCGCGGGCGAGTACCGCGAGGAGGACTTCCCGGACCTCAAGTCCTGA
- a CDS encoding MSMEG_1061 family FMN-dependent PPOX-type flavoprotein, protein MLATTCPDGSMDVSPRGDAPGGVLVVEEGRALVFADRKGNRRLDSLRNVLRHPQVGMLFFVPGSNDTVRVNGTATVLRGGPHLDELAVDGKRPDLAIRVRIDELYLHCAKAFLRSSMWDPASWPEPGTVPSAGRIAKSQAGSRMPESVFNAALKLDARFRKY, encoded by the coding sequence GTGCTGGCCACCACGTGCCCGGACGGTTCGATGGACGTCTCGCCGCGCGGCGACGCCCCCGGCGGGGTGCTGGTGGTCGAGGAGGGCCGGGCGCTGGTGTTCGCCGACCGCAAGGGCAACCGGCGGCTGGACAGCCTGCGCAACGTCCTGCGGCACCCGCAGGTGGGCATGCTGTTCTTCGTCCCCGGCTCGAACGACACGGTGCGGGTCAACGGCACCGCCACCGTCCTGCGCGGCGGGCCGCACCTCGACGAGCTGGCGGTGGACGGCAAGCGCCCGGACCTGGCGATCCGGGTGCGGATCGACGAGCTGTACCTGCACTGCGCGAAGGCGTTCCTGCGGTCCTCGATGTGGGACCCGGCGAGCTGGCCGGAGCCCGGCACGGTGCCGAGCGCGGGGCGCATCGCGAAGAGCCAGGCGGGCAGCCGGATGCCGGAGTCGGTGTTCAACGCCGCGCTCAAGCTCGACGCCCGCTTCCGGAAGTACTGA
- a CDS encoding glycine/sarcosine N-methyltransferase, protein MAKSVDDLAQHGERGGAAEDPAELVAREEQVFGDNPLEVRESDHYTHEYVGGFVDKWDDLIDWKKRYESEGRFFIDQLKARGVESVLDVATGTGFHSVRLLEEGFETVSADGSPQMLAKAFSNGLTYGGHILRVVHADWRWLNRDVHGEYDAIICLGNSFTHLFSERDRRKALAEFYAMLKHDGVLIIDQRNYDAILDDGFSSKHTYYYAGDDVSAEPDHVDEGLARFKYTFPDKSEFFLNMYPLRKNYVRRLLREVGFQRIDTYGDFQETYADQDPDFFIHVAEKNYRTEEELSDVYSTAVHTARDYYNSEDADNFYYHVWGGNDIHVGLYNTPDEDIDAASRRTVERMASKVEITPETRILDIGSGYGGAARYLAKTYGCKVACLNLSEVENARNVQFNEAAGLSELIEVKDGSFEDIPFQDNAFDLVWSQDAILHSGDRERVLEEVTRVLSKGGSFVFTDPMAADTARKRDLGPILDRLNLDTMGSPGFYRRELARLGLQTIDFEDLSSYLPVHYQRVLDVLESRESELSDRIGEEYRTKMKRGLRAWVESGNAGSLAWGIIHARA, encoded by the coding sequence ATGGCCAAGAGCGTGGACGACCTGGCTCAGCACGGTGAACGCGGTGGAGCGGCCGAGGACCCGGCCGAACTGGTGGCCCGCGAGGAGCAGGTCTTCGGCGACAACCCGTTGGAAGTGCGCGAATCCGACCATTACACGCACGAGTACGTCGGCGGGTTCGTCGACAAGTGGGACGACCTGATCGACTGGAAGAAGCGCTACGAGAGCGAGGGCCGGTTCTTCATCGACCAGCTCAAGGCGCGTGGTGTCGAGTCCGTGCTGGACGTCGCCACCGGCACCGGGTTCCACTCGGTGCGCCTGCTGGAGGAGGGCTTCGAGACGGTCAGCGCCGACGGCAGCCCCCAGATGCTGGCCAAGGCGTTCAGCAACGGCCTGACCTACGGCGGGCACATCCTGCGCGTCGTGCACGCCGACTGGCGCTGGCTGAACCGCGACGTGCACGGCGAGTACGACGCCATCATCTGCCTGGGCAACTCGTTCACGCACCTGTTCTCCGAGCGCGACCGGCGCAAGGCCCTGGCCGAGTTCTACGCCATGCTCAAGCACGACGGCGTGCTGATCATCGACCAGCGCAACTACGACGCCATCCTGGACGACGGGTTCTCCAGCAAGCACACCTACTACTACGCAGGTGACGACGTCTCCGCGGAGCCCGACCACGTCGACGAGGGCCTCGCCCGGTTCAAGTACACCTTCCCGGACAAGAGCGAGTTCTTCCTCAACATGTACCCGCTGCGGAAGAACTACGTGCGGCGGTTGCTGCGCGAAGTCGGATTCCAGCGGATCGACACGTACGGCGATTTCCAGGAAACCTACGCCGATCAGGACCCGGACTTCTTCATCCACGTCGCGGAGAAGAACTACCGAACCGAGGAAGAATTGTCGGACGTGTATTCCACGGCGGTGCACACCGCCCGGGATTACTACAATTCCGAGGACGCCGACAACTTCTACTACCACGTGTGGGGCGGCAACGACATCCACGTCGGTCTCTACAACACCCCGGACGAGGACATCGACGCCGCCTCCCGGCGCACCGTGGAGCGCATGGCGAGCAAGGTCGAGATCACCCCGGAGACCCGGATCCTCGACATCGGCTCCGGCTACGGCGGTGCCGCTCGCTACCTGGCCAAGACCTACGGCTGCAAGGTGGCGTGCCTGAACCTCAGCGAGGTGGAGAACGCCCGCAACGTCCAGTTCAACGAGGCCGCGGGCCTCAGCGAGCTCATCGAGGTCAAGGACGGCTCCTTCGAGGACATCCCGTTCCAGGACAACGCCTTCGACCTGGTGTGGTCCCAGGACGCGATCCTGCACAGCGGTGACCGCGAGCGCGTGCTGGAGGAGGTGACCCGGGTGCTGAGCAAGGGCGGTTCGTTCGTGTTCACCGACCCGATGGCCGCCGACACGGCGCGCAAGCGGGACCTGGGTCCGATCCTGGATCGGCTGAACCTGGACACTATGGGTTCGCCCGGCTTCTACCGGCGCGAACTGGCCCGCTTGGGCCTCCAGACGATCGACTTCGAGGACCTCAGCTCGTACCTGCCCGTGCACTACCAGCGGGTGCTGGACGTGCTGGAGTCCCGGGAGTCCGAACTGTCCGACCGCATCGGTGAGGAATATCGCACGAAGATGAAGCGGGGCCTGCGGGCCTGGGTGGAGTCCGGCAACGCCGGAAGCCTGGCATGGGGCATCATCCACGCCCGTGCATGA
- the metK gene encoding methionine adenosyltransferase, with the protein MSEINRRLFTSESVTEGHPDKICDAISDSVLDAMLAQDPRSRVAVETLVTTGQVHVAGEVTTDAYVDIPSIVREKILEIGYDSSSKGFDGNSCGVNIAIGAQSPDIGQGVDTAHESRVEGVIDEIAKQGAGDQGLMFGYACNDTDELAPLPITLAHRLSRRLTEVRKDGTLPYLRADGKTQVTIEYAGDQPVRLDTVVLSTQHAEDIDLDKTLTKDINEKVIAPELERVGLDTSDLRLLINPTGRFVVGGPMGDAGLTGRKIIVDTYGGMARHGGGAFSGKDPSKVDRSAAYATRWVAKNAVAAGLAGRIEVQVAYAIGKAAPVGLFVETFGTENVDPVKIQAAINEVFDLRPAAIIRDLDLLRPIYAQTAAYGHFGRSDVELPWENTDRAAALKSAAGI; encoded by the coding sequence GTGAGTGAGATCAACCGCAGGTTGTTCACCAGTGAGTCCGTGACCGAGGGGCACCCGGACAAGATCTGCGACGCGATCAGCGACTCCGTGCTGGACGCGATGCTGGCCCAGGACCCGCGTTCCCGGGTGGCGGTGGAGACCCTGGTCACGACCGGCCAGGTGCACGTGGCCGGTGAGGTCACCACCGACGCCTACGTCGACATCCCGTCCATCGTGCGGGAGAAGATCCTCGAGATCGGTTACGACTCGTCGTCGAAGGGCTTCGACGGCAACTCCTGCGGCGTGAACATCGCCATCGGCGCGCAGTCCCCCGACATCGGCCAGGGCGTGGACACCGCCCACGAGAGCCGCGTCGAGGGCGTCATCGACGAGATCGCCAAGCAGGGCGCCGGCGACCAGGGCCTGATGTTCGGCTACGCCTGCAACGACACCGACGAGCTGGCGCCGCTGCCCATCACGCTGGCGCACCGGCTCTCCCGTCGCCTGACCGAGGTGCGCAAGGACGGCACGCTGCCGTACCTGCGGGCCGACGGCAAGACCCAGGTGACCATCGAGTACGCCGGGGACCAGCCGGTGCGGCTGGACACCGTCGTGCTGTCCACCCAGCACGCCGAGGACATCGACCTCGACAAGACGCTGACCAAGGACATCAACGAGAAGGTCATCGCGCCCGAGCTGGAGCGCGTCGGCCTGGACACCTCCGACCTGCGCCTGCTGATCAACCCGACCGGCCGGTTCGTGGTCGGCGGTCCGATGGGCGACGCGGGCCTGACCGGCCGCAAGATCATCGTCGACACCTACGGCGGCATGGCCCGCCACGGCGGCGGTGCCTTCTCCGGCAAGGACCCGTCGAAGGTGGACCGCTCCGCGGCCTACGCGACCCGCTGGGTGGCGAAGAACGCGGTGGCGGCCGGGCTGGCCGGGCGCATCGAGGTGCAGGTCGCCTACGCGATCGGCAAGGCCGCCCCGGTCGGGCTGTTCGTGGAGACCTTCGGCACCGAGAACGTCGACCCGGTCAAGATCCAGGCCGCGATCAACGAGGTGTTCGACCTGCGTCCCGCGGCGATCATCCGGGACCTGGACCTGCTGCGCCCGATCTACGCGCAGACCGCCGCCTACGGCCACTTCGGCCGCAGCGACGTCGAACTGCCCTGGGAGAACACCGACCGGGCCGCCGCGCTCAAGAGCGCCGCGGGCATCTGA
- a CDS encoding carbohydrate kinase family protein produces the protein MRIAVTGSIATDHLMSFPGRIAEQLIADQLEQVSLSFLVDELEVRRGGVAANITFGLGKLGVTSLLVGAVGQDFEEYRAWLERHGVDTASVHVSETKHTSRFLCTTDQDFNQIASFYPGAMSEAAQIELKSVADRAGGLDLVVISANDPDAMVKYTAECRERGYAFLADPGQQLARMDGESVRELVRGAKYLFTNEYEHSLLLQSTGWSHDEVLAEVGAWVTSLGAKGLKVESADAPTFEIQPPKEKQKGDPTGVGDALRAGFLAGLSGELSVERALQLGCTLATVSLETDGPQEYDVERESFLARIGEAYGDTAAAEIGSKLR, from the coding sequence GTGCGGATTGCGGTGACCGGGTCGATCGCCACCGACCACCTGATGTCCTTCCCGGGCAGGATCGCCGAGCAGCTGATCGCGGACCAGCTGGAGCAGGTGTCCCTGTCCTTCCTCGTCGACGAGCTGGAGGTGCGTCGCGGCGGGGTCGCGGCGAACATCACCTTCGGTCTCGGCAAGCTCGGAGTCACCTCGCTGCTGGTCGGCGCCGTCGGCCAGGACTTCGAAGAGTACCGCGCGTGGCTGGAGCGCCACGGAGTGGACACCGCGTCGGTGCACGTGTCCGAGACCAAGCACACGTCCCGCTTCCTGTGCACCACCGACCAGGACTTCAACCAGATCGCCTCGTTCTACCCGGGCGCCATGTCGGAGGCCGCGCAGATCGAGCTCAAGTCCGTCGCGGACCGCGCGGGCGGGCTGGACCTCGTGGTGATCTCCGCGAACGATCCGGACGCGATGGTCAAGTACACCGCGGAATGCCGGGAGCGCGGCTACGCGTTCCTCGCCGACCCCGGCCAGCAGCTGGCCCGGATGGACGGCGAGTCGGTCCGCGAACTCGTCCGGGGCGCGAAGTACCTGTTCACCAACGAGTACGAGCACAGCCTGCTGCTGCAGAGCACCGGCTGGAGCCACGACGAGGTGCTCGCCGAGGTCGGCGCGTGGGTGACCTCGCTGGGCGCCAAGGGCCTCAAGGTCGAGTCGGCGGACGCCCCGACCTTCGAGATCCAGCCGCCCAAGGAGAAGCAGAAGGGCGACCCGACCGGGGTCGGCGACGCCCTGCGCGCCGGCTTCCTGGCGGGGCTCTCCGGCGAGCTGAGCGTGGAACGGGCCCTGCAGCTGGGCTGCACGCTGGCGACCGTCTCGCTGGAGACGGACGGGCCGCAGGAGTACGACGTCGAGCGCGAGTCGTTCCTCGCGCGCATCGGTGAGGCGTACGGCGACACCGCCGCCGCCGAGATCGGTTCGAAGCTGCGTTGA